A region from the Canis lupus dingo isolate Sandy chromosome 9, ASM325472v2, whole genome shotgun sequence genome encodes:
- the LOC112652959 gene encoding GTP:AMP phosphotransferase AK3, mitochondrial-like: CILKLICISEAYQIDTVINLNVPFEVIKQRLTARWIHPASGRVYNIEFNPPKAVGIDDLTGEPLIQRDDDKPETVVRRLKAYEFQTQPVLEYYWKKGVLETFSGTETNKIWPHVYAFLQTKVPQINQKASVTP, translated from the coding sequence TGCATCCTGAAACTAATCTGCATATCTGAAGCTTATCAGATAGACACAGTGATTAATCTGAACGTGCCCTTCGAAGTCATTAAGCAGCGTCTCACCGCGCGCTGGATTCATCCGGCCAGCGGCCGAGTCTACAACATCGAATTCAACCCTCCCAAAGCCGTGGGCATTGATGACCTGACAGGGGAGCCTCTCATTCAGCGGGATGATGACAAGCCAGAGACGGTTGTCAGGAGACTCAAGGCTTATGAATTCCAAACACAGCCGGTCCTGGAATATTACTGGAAAAAGGGAGTATTGGAAACCTTCTCTGGAACAGAAACCAACAAGATCTGGCCCCATGTGTATGCTTTCCTACAAACAAAAGTTCCACAAATAAACCAGAAAGCATCAGTTACTCCATGA